In Vogesella indigofera, one genomic interval encodes:
- a CDS encoding YjgN family protein translates to MNQRDLHPAPPGGKYVLPFAFTATARAYYRLWLVNMVLTIVTLGIYSAWAKVRTQKYLLGHTTLDGGRFDYHGKPIAILKGRLIMLLALAAWTFSESLPLLHAAIALLAVATAPWLGVLALRFRLANTSWNQMRFHFSGSSADSYKAFAKSWALLILSLGLAWPWATQIKQRFITGYSTLGQARLQLQPCAGALYRAALGTTLAAVCYLLGAGMIGGLIWQAATLSGFAHGIAVRFGEATLTQLDIVFFGMTSALWVMATLGYARMAISRVLINHTTLQLAALEARLVWSLPARRMLGLHFSNTLALLLSLGLAWPWIRIRTLRLQLQSLSLLSSSDLSALPLRTSLNRLDDARGDELAELMALDLGW, encoded by the coding sequence ATGAATCAACGCGATCTTCACCCGGCCCCGCCGGGCGGCAAATACGTGCTGCCGTTTGCCTTCACCGCCACCGCGCGCGCGTATTACCGGCTGTGGCTGGTCAATATGGTACTCACCATCGTCACGCTGGGGATTTACTCGGCGTGGGCGAAAGTCCGCACCCAGAAATACCTGCTCGGCCACACCACGCTGGATGGCGGACGTTTTGATTACCACGGCAAGCCGATCGCCATCCTGAAGGGCCGCCTCATCATGCTGCTGGCGCTGGCGGCGTGGACGTTTTCCGAAAGCCTGCCGCTGCTGCACGCGGCCATCGCGCTGCTGGCCGTTGCCACCGCGCCGTGGCTGGGTGTGCTGGCGCTGCGTTTCCGGCTGGCCAATACCAGCTGGAACCAGATGCGCTTCCATTTCAGCGGCAGCAGCGCCGACAGCTACAAGGCCTTTGCCAAAAGCTGGGCGCTGCTGATCCTGAGCCTCGGCCTGGCCTGGCCGTGGGCGACGCAGATCAAGCAGCGTTTTATCACCGGATACAGCACGCTGGGGCAGGCAAGGCTGCAGCTGCAACCCTGCGCGGGCGCGCTCTATCGTGCGGCGCTGGGGACAACGTTGGCCGCCGTCTGCTATCTGCTGGGTGCCGGCATGATCGGCGGCCTGATCTGGCAGGCCGCCACGCTCAGCGGTTTCGCGCACGGCATTGCCGTACGGTTTGGCGAGGCGACGCTGACGCAACTGGACATCGTCTTCTTCGGCATGACATCTGCGCTCTGGGTAATGGCCACGCTGGGCTATGCGCGCATGGCGATCAGCCGCGTGCTGATCAACCACACCACGCTGCAGCTGGCGGCACTGGAAGCGCGCCTGGTCTGGTCGCTGCCCGCCCGCCGGATGCTGGGGCTGCACTTTTCCAATACGCTGGCCTTGCTGCTCAGCCTGGGTCTGGCCTGGCCGTGGATACGCATCCGTACCCTCCGCCTTCAGCTGCAGTCGCTGTCCCTGCTCAGCAGCAGCGACCTGTCGGCACTGCCGCTGCGCACCTCTCTTAACCGGCTGGACGACGCGCGTGGCGACGAACTGGCCGAGCTGATGGCGCTGGATCTGGGATGGTGA
- the cobT gene encoding nicotinate-nucleotide--dimethylbenzimidazole phosphoribosyltransferase — protein MSRIPVPDLSALAAAQARQQQLTKPAGSLGQLESLACQLAALQGREVPLPLSPAITVFAGDHGVCAEGVSAYPQAVTGAMVANFVHGGAAISVLARVNQARLEVVDAGVAANLDGLPIVHAKVRAGSGNIRREAALSTGEVQQALDVGRDAARRAIASGATLLIAGDMGIGNTTPSAALICRLTGHSVDSIVGRGTGVDDTGLALKRQVVADALARVAAAELDGRTLLAELGGLEIAAIAGFYLEGAAQGVPLLLDGFISTAAALAAQAIDPAITPWFIASHCSQETGHQLALAALGLTPLLDLGFRLGEGSGAAAAIPLLQQAIALHACMATFVEAGVAGKSA, from the coding sequence ATGTCGCGCATTCCCGTCCCAGATTTGTCCGCCCTCGCCGCCGCCCAGGCCCGCCAGCAGCAACTAACCAAACCCGCCGGCAGCCTCGGCCAGCTGGAAAGCCTGGCCTGCCAGCTGGCCGCGCTGCAGGGGCGCGAGGTGCCGCTGCCACTGTCGCCGGCGATCACCGTGTTTGCCGGCGATCACGGCGTCTGCGCCGAGGGGGTGTCAGCCTATCCGCAGGCGGTGACCGGCGCGATGGTGGCCAATTTCGTGCACGGCGGCGCGGCGATCAGCGTGCTGGCGCGCGTCAACCAGGCACGGCTGGAAGTGGTCGACGCCGGCGTCGCGGCCAACCTTGACGGCCTGCCCATCGTGCACGCCAAGGTGCGCGCCGGCAGCGGCAACATCCGCCGCGAGGCGGCGCTGAGCACCGGTGAAGTGCAGCAGGCGCTCGACGTTGGCCGCGACGCGGCACGGCGTGCCATCGCCAGCGGCGCCACGCTGCTGATCGCCGGCGACATGGGCATCGGCAACACCACACCGTCGGCGGCGCTGATCTGCCGCCTGACCGGCCACAGCGTGGACAGCATCGTCGGCCGTGGTACCGGCGTCGACGACACCGGGCTGGCGCTGAAGCGGCAGGTGGTGGCCGACGCGCTGGCACGCGTGGCGGCGGCCGAGCTGGACGGCCGCACGCTGCTGGCCGAGCTGGGCGGGCTGGAAATCGCGGCCATCGCCGGCTTCTATCTGGAAGGCGCGGCGCAGGGCGTGCCGCTGCTGCTGGACGGCTTCATCAGCACCGCCGCCGCGCTGGCGGCGCAGGCCATCGACCCGGCGATCACGCCGTGGTTCATCGCCAGCCACTGCTCGCAGGAAACCGGCCACCAGCTGGCGCTGGCGGCACTGGGGCTGACGCCGCTGCTCGACCTCGGCTTCCGCCTCGGCGAAGGCTCCGGCGCGGCAGCGGCGATCCCGCTGCTGCAACAGGCGATCGCGCTGCACGCCTGCATGGCCACCTTTGTCGAGGCCGGCGTGGCCGGCAAGAGCGCCTGA
- a CDS encoding TonB-dependent receptor domain-containing protein gives MFKSKPLAALVALACSPLALAATPVTQLDEVVVTATRMTIPVAKVLSDVTVLGREEVEQSGSVSLLELLSRQPGVEMASNGGEGKTGGIYLRGSSANHTLVLVDGVRIMSATLGTTALEHIPLAAVERIEILRGPASSLYGADAIGGVIQIFTKRGVGTPVVSFNAGFGAEGKRVIGAGISGKSGATAYSLAFDHNQTDGISSANVRNSFSTNPDRDGYDNTSYLLNMQHELAAGHRLGLNLYQTEASSEFDYSASAQDEDQIRLVGQSLELKDQLTANWHSTLRYSHSDDRAKSYIGGNFSSPAYAYETRQDEWLWQNDVKLTAGQQLALGVSNTQQRVLSSTAFTNTRRSVDAAFASYQGEFGAHSLQGSLRIDDNSQFGAKTTGQIGYGFVPAQGWLLRAAYGTAFKAPTFNDLYYPFEDYGGGFTYQGNPNLKPEEARNRELAVQWRDGGRYLRLTVFDNRINNLIQTTDDFSTVENVANARIRGQTLEAATSWGEVTLSGNLTSQRARDSNTAKLLTKRSKLHGGVTLAWQQDRTRWSAEWQASGRRPVDSSNSEYLAGYGLLNLGADYQLDKNWTLNTRLTNVGDKAYETVKGFNQAGRGWFVGVRYAQ, from the coding sequence ATGTTCAAGAGCAAACCGTTGGCCGCGCTGGTGGCGCTGGCCTGTAGCCCTCTGGCCCTGGCCGCGACCCCCGTGACCCAGCTGGACGAAGTGGTGGTCACCGCCACGCGTATGACCATCCCTGTCGCCAAGGTACTGTCCGATGTGACGGTACTGGGCCGTGAGGAGGTGGAACAGTCGGGTAGTGTTAGTCTGCTGGAGTTGCTGTCACGCCAGCCGGGCGTGGAGATGGCCAGTAACGGTGGCGAAGGCAAGACCGGTGGTATCTATCTACGCGGTAGCAGTGCCAACCATACTCTGGTGCTGGTGGATGGTGTCCGCATCATGTCGGCGACGTTGGGTACCACCGCACTAGAGCATATTCCGCTCGCTGCAGTGGAGCGCATCGAGATTTTGCGCGGGCCGGCTTCAAGTCTGTATGGCGCCGATGCCATTGGTGGCGTGATCCAGATCTTTACCAAGCGCGGCGTCGGCACACCGGTTGTCAGCTTCAACGCCGGTTTCGGTGCCGAGGGCAAGCGGGTGATTGGTGCTGGTATCAGCGGCAAGAGTGGTGCCACGGCATACAGTCTCGCCTTTGATCATAACCAAACCGATGGCATTTCTTCGGCTAACGTCCGCAACAGTTTCAGCACCAATCCCGATCGTGACGGCTATGACAACACCTCCTATCTGCTGAACATGCAGCATGAGTTGGCGGCCGGTCACAGGCTGGGGCTTAATCTTTACCAGACCGAAGCTAGTAGCGAGTTCGATTACAGTGCCAGCGCACAGGATGAGGATCAGATTCGTTTGGTAGGGCAAAGCCTGGAGCTGAAAGACCAACTGACCGCCAATTGGCACAGCACACTGCGTTACAGCCATAGCGATGACCGCGCCAAGAGCTATATCGGTGGTAATTTCAGTTCGCCCGCCTATGCCTACGAAACCCGTCAGGATGAGTGGTTGTGGCAAAACGATGTGAAGCTGACAGCTGGCCAGCAGCTGGCGCTCGGTGTCTCCAATACCCAGCAGCGTGTACTAAGCAGTACGGCATTTACCAATACCCGCCGTTCCGTTGATGCCGCTTTTGCCAGCTATCAGGGTGAATTCGGTGCGCACAGCCTGCAAGGCAGTCTGCGGATTGATGACAACTCGCAGTTCGGTGCCAAGACCACCGGCCAGATCGGTTACGGCTTTGTGCCGGCTCAGGGTTGGTTGCTACGTGCGGCTTACGGCACCGCGTTCAAGGCGCCGACTTTCAATGACTTGTACTACCCATTTGAAGATTACGGTGGTGGTTTTACTTATCAGGGCAACCCGAACTTGAAGCCGGAAGAGGCACGTAATCGCGAGCTGGCGGTGCAGTGGCGTGATGGAGGTCGTTATCTGCGGCTGACGGTATTCGACAACCGTATCAATAACCTGATTCAGACCACTGATGATTTTTCCACGGTAGAAAATGTGGCTAATGCCCGCATTCGTGGCCAGACCTTGGAAGCTGCTACCAGCTGGGGCGAGGTGACGCTTAGCGGTAATCTCACCTCACAGCGGGCGCGTGACAGCAACACAGCTAAGCTGCTGACGAAACGTTCCAAACTGCACGGTGGGGTGACACTGGCTTGGCAGCAGGATCGTACTCGCTGGTCTGCAGAGTGGCAGGCTAGCGGCCGCCGTCCGGTTGACAGTAGTAACAGTGAGTATCTGGCTGGCTACGGGTTGTTGAATCTGGGTGCCGACTATCAACTGGACAAGAACTGGACGCTGAACACCCGACTTACTAACGTGGGCGATAAAGCGTATGAGACCGTTAAAGGCTTCAACCAAGCGGGTCGTGGCTGGTTTGTGGGTGTTCGTTACGCACAATAA
- a CDS encoding TonB-dependent receptor domain-containing protein: MFDNKTLAALLALASGHAAVAADPVTTGETVVVTATRSAIPLSRVLADVTVLGREEIEQSGSLTLPELLSRQPGVEAYSNGGEGKSATLLLRGTKADHVLVLVDGMRIASVTTGATALEHLPLAAIEKIEILRGPASSLYGADAIGGVIQIFTKRGEGRPALSFHAGIGAEHKRSSGAGLSGKAGNTAFNLALEHNRTDGISSRSFQPGKYNPDRDGYENTTYLASVQHELAAGHSLGLNLYQTEASSAYDATVNKADELRTRLQGHSIELKNQLRANWQSTLRYAETNDRQHTFTKGNFSKPSAIAATRQQEWQWQHDVQWQGVGQFSLGAARTEQQIETLSSFNGTSRSVDSLFAAYQGSFGAHRLQGSLRHDDNSQFGDKATGQLGYGYALTPQWLLGAAYGTAFKAPTFNQLYWSGSGASYHGNPALRPEEARNRELSLKWRQQADYFSVIVFDNRIDNLIASKSATDGLQVNIDEARITGQTLEAGRSWGDFSLAGSITSQRPRSQPSGKLLARHAKLFGALTAGWQLDRTRLSAEWRASGRRYDDADNSADKVLGGYGVLNLGADYQLDKHWQLNTRLSNVADKDYQTVQNYNQPRRGWFVGVRYAE; the protein is encoded by the coding sequence ATGTTTGACAACAAAACCCTGGCCGCACTGCTGGCGCTGGCCTCCGGCCATGCCGCCGTGGCCGCCGATCCCGTCACCACTGGCGAGACCGTGGTGGTTACCGCCACCCGTAGCGCGATCCCGCTCAGCCGCGTGCTGGCCGACGTCACCGTGCTCGGCCGCGAGGAAATCGAGCAATCCGGCAGCCTGACGCTGCCGGAGCTGCTCAGTCGCCAGCCGGGGGTCGAGGCCTACAGCAACGGCGGCGAGGGCAAGTCCGCCACCCTGCTGCTGCGCGGCACCAAGGCCGATCACGTGCTGGTGCTGGTCGACGGCATGCGCATCGCCTCGGTCACCACCGGTGCCACCGCGCTGGAACACCTGCCACTGGCCGCGATCGAAAAAATCGAGATCCTGCGCGGCCCGGCCTCCAGCCTGTATGGCGCCGATGCCATCGGCGGCGTGATCCAGATCTTCACCAAGCGTGGTGAAGGTCGCCCGGCACTGAGCTTCCATGCCGGCATCGGTGCCGAACACAAGCGCAGCAGTGGCGCCGGGCTGTCCGGCAAGGCCGGCAACACCGCCTTCAACCTCGCGCTGGAGCACAACCGTACCGATGGCATTTCCTCGCGCAGCTTCCAGCCGGGCAAGTACAACCCCGACCGTGACGGCTACGAGAACACCACCTATCTCGCCAGCGTGCAGCACGAGCTGGCCGCCGGCCACAGCCTGGGGCTGAACCTGTACCAGACCGAGGCCAGCAGCGCCTACGACGCCACCGTCAACAAGGCGGACGAGCTGCGTACGCGCCTGCAGGGGCATAGCATCGAGCTGAAAAACCAGCTGCGCGCCAACTGGCAGAGTACCTTGCGCTACGCCGAGACCAATGACCGGCAGCACACCTTTACCAAGGGCAATTTCAGCAAGCCGTCCGCGATTGCCGCTACCCGCCAGCAGGAGTGGCAGTGGCAGCACGACGTGCAGTGGCAGGGCGTCGGCCAGTTCAGCCTCGGCGCGGCGCGCACCGAGCAGCAGATCGAGACCCTGAGCAGCTTCAACGGCACCAGCCGCAGCGTGGATTCGCTGTTCGCCGCCTACCAGGGTAGCTTCGGCGCGCACCGGCTGCAGGGCAGCCTGCGCCACGACGACAACTCGCAGTTCGGCGACAAGGCCACCGGCCAGCTCGGCTACGGCTACGCGCTGACGCCGCAGTGGCTGCTCGGCGCCGCCTACGGCACCGCGTTCAAGGCGCCGACCTTCAACCAGCTGTACTGGAGCGGCTCCGGCGCCAGCTATCACGGCAACCCGGCACTACGCCCGGAAGAGGCGCGCAACCGCGAGCTGTCGCTGAAGTGGCGGCAGCAGGCTGACTACTTCAGCGTGATCGTGTTCGATAACCGGATCGACAACCTGATCGCCAGCAAATCGGCGACCGACGGGTTGCAGGTCAATATCGACGAGGCGCGCATCACCGGCCAGACGCTGGAAGCCGGCCGCAGCTGGGGCGATTTCAGCCTCGCCGGCAGCATCACCTCGCAGCGGCCGCGCAGCCAGCCTTCCGGCAAGCTGCTGGCACGCCACGCCAAGTTGTTCGGTGCGCTGACGGCCGGCTGGCAGCTGGACCGTACCCGCCTCAGCGCGGAATGGCGCGCCAGTGGCCGCCGCTACGACGATGCCGACAACAGCGCAGACAAGGTACTGGGCGGCTACGGCGTGCTCAATCTCGGTGCCGACTACCAGCTCGACAAGCACTGGCAGCTGAACACGCGGCTGAGCAACGTCGCCGACAAAGACTATCAGACGGTACAGAACTACAATCAGCCTCGCCGCGGCTGGTTCGTCGGCGTACGCTACGCCGAGTAA
- a CDS encoding cobalamin-binding protein, whose amino-acid sequence MRRLAAIVLALGWVLPAVAQLTVTDGLGQTVTLAAPARRIVVLVPHAVETLYAIGAAAQIVAVVEHSDHPPAARQLPRVGSYSGISLEAILRLRPELVVAWRDGGHPRELARLRALGIPLYISAPQSVADIAREMRALGSLSGQQRGAAQQAVRFEQQFASLRQHYAAARSVSTFVQVGDTPLFSVSRHSFVDSLIQLCGGRNVFADAAVPAPQVSVEVVLARRPQLILAFEARQLAYWQRWPQLPAVALGNLSLLAEDSISRPGPRLADGARQLCRQIDAARQRLPAG is encoded by the coding sequence GTGAGACGGCTGGCGGCCATTGTCCTGGCACTGGGTTGGGTGCTGCCGGCCGTCGCGCAGCTGACGGTGACGGACGGGCTGGGGCAGACGGTGACGCTGGCGGCGCCGGCGCGGCGCATTGTGGTGCTGGTGCCGCACGCGGTGGAGACGTTGTACGCGATCGGCGCCGCGGCGCAGATCGTGGCGGTGGTCGAGCACAGCGACCATCCGCCGGCCGCCAGGCAGCTGCCGCGCGTCGGCAGTTATAGCGGCATCAGCCTGGAGGCGATCCTGCGTCTGCGCCCCGAGCTGGTGGTGGCCTGGCGCGACGGCGGTCATCCGCGCGAGCTGGCGCGGCTGCGCGCGCTGGGCATTCCGCTGTATATCAGCGCGCCGCAGAGCGTGGCCGACATCGCCCGCGAAATGCGCGCGCTGGGCAGCCTCAGCGGCCAACAGCGCGGTGCGGCACAACAGGCGGTGCGCTTCGAGCAGCAATTCGCCAGCCTGCGGCAGCACTACGCTGCGGCGCGGTCGGTGAGCACCTTTGTGCAGGTCGGCGACACGCCGCTGTTCAGCGTCAGCCGCCACAGTTTTGTCGATAGCCTGATCCAGCTGTGTGGTGGCCGCAACGTGTTTGCCGATGCCGCAGTGCCGGCGCCGCAGGTCAGCGTCGAGGTGGTGCTGGCGCGCCGGCCGCAGCTGATCCTGGCGTTCGAGGCGCGGCAGCTGGCGTACTGGCAACGTTGGCCGCAACTGCCGGCGGTGGCGCTCGGCAACCTGTCGCTGCTGGCCGAGGACAGCATCAGCCGCCCCGGCCCGCGGCTGGCCGACGGCGCCCGCCAGCTGTGCCGCCAGATCGATGCTGCGCGGCAGCGCTTGCCGGCGGGTTGA
- a CDS encoding 5-formyltetrahydrofolate cyclo-ligase, with protein MTSSAAADKARLRREIRQARKAIPAAQRHHAEQAISRHARRFFRHGRRIGAYVATGSELGLDALMARALAHGCRVSLPALPQRGRKMLFSVLDARGRWYHNRYGIPEFDGANWRARDLEILFVPLLAVDEQGYRMGQGGGFYDTTLAYLNGFRRWRRPLLVGVAFDCQRVAAVPKEAWDVQLDYLLTESGLIRYRRLAAPA; from the coding sequence ATGACATCCTCTGCTGCCGCTGACAAGGCGCGTTTGCGCCGCGAGATTCGCCAGGCGCGCAAAGCCATTCCTGCCGCACAACGCCATCACGCCGAACAGGCGATCAGCCGTCATGCCCGCCGGTTTTTCCGCCATGGCCGCCGCATCGGTGCCTATGTCGCTACCGGCTCGGAGCTGGGACTGGACGCGCTGATGGCGCGTGCGCTAGCGCACGGCTGCCGCGTGTCCTTGCCGGCGCTGCCGCAGCGCGGCCGCAAGATGCTGTTTTCGGTGCTGGATGCGCGCGGGCGCTGGTATCACAACCGCTACGGCATTCCGGAGTTTGACGGCGCCAACTGGCGTGCGCGCGATCTGGAGATCCTGTTCGTGCCGCTGCTGGCGGTGGATGAGCAGGGTTATCGCATGGGGCAGGGCGGAGGTTTTTACGACACCACGCTGGCTTATCTCAACGGTTTTCGCCGCTGGCGGCGGCCGTTGCTGGTCGGCGTCGCCTTCGACTGCCAGCGGGTGGCGGCGGTGCCGAAAGAGGCGTGGGACGTGCAGCTGGATTACCTGCTGACCGAGTCCGGCCTCATCCGTTACCGACGCCTGGCGGCGCCGGCGTAA
- a CDS encoding adenosylcobinamide-GDP ribazoletransferase — protein sequence MRSLILAVQFLTRLPTPQLKTFDPAWLADAARWFAPVGLLVGTVVWLAVLAGSLLDPWLGALLGLLAWLWVTGGLHLDGLADLADAQGAAHRSRERFLEVLKDPHLGSFGVMSMAMQLIAKLVLLMLVLKFALAEAGVSPDALTSPDALRLSGLPDLSGRAGGISGGMIALAANLAPLLLVPAWARLFTVAWSATLPSLAAGSGERFAWRTHWPSFWLSAALLAAATYWLAPVLLLAPLAGLWWWAYLKRKLGGMTGDCLGAGIELCESLLLLALVVGRQLH from the coding sequence ATGCGCTCACTGATCCTCGCCGTGCAGTTCCTCACCCGCCTGCCCACACCCCAGCTGAAAACCTTCGACCCGGCGTGGCTCGCCGACGCCGCGCGCTGGTTCGCGCCGGTCGGCCTGCTGGTCGGCACCGTGGTGTGGCTGGCGGTGCTGGCCGGCAGCCTGCTCGACCCGTGGCTAGGTGCGCTGCTGGGGCTGCTGGCCTGGCTGTGGGTCACCGGTGGCCTGCATCTGGACGGCCTCGCCGACCTCGCCGACGCGCAGGGCGCCGCGCACCGTTCCCGCGAGCGCTTTCTGGAAGTGCTGAAAGACCCGCATCTGGGCAGCTTCGGCGTGATGAGCATGGCGATGCAGCTGATCGCCAAGCTGGTGCTGCTGATGCTGGTGCTGAAGTTTGCGCTGGCGGAGGCGGGGGTTTCCCCGGATGCGCTGACGTCCCCGGATGCGCTGCGCTTATCCGGACTACCAGACTTATCCGGGCGAGCAGGCGGGATATCTGGCGGCATGATCGCCCTTGCAGCCAATCTGGCGCCGCTGCTGCTCGTACCAGCGTGGGCACGGCTGTTCACCGTGGCGTGGTCGGCGACGCTACCCAGCCTCGCCGCCGGCAGCGGCGAGCGCTTCGCCTGGCGCACGCACTGGCCTTCGTTCTGGCTGAGCGCCGCGCTGCTGGCTGCCGCCACGTACTGGCTGGCGCCGGTGCTGCTGCTGGCTCCGCTGGCCGGGCTGTGGTGGTGGGCGTACCTGAAAAGGAAACTCGGCGGCATGACCGGCGACTGCCTCGGCGCAGGCATCGAGCTGTGCGAGAGCCTGCTGTTGCTTGCACTGGTCGTCGGCCGGCAGCTGCACTGA
- the speB gene encoding agmatinase, with translation MSDDQIKGDGAIRRQSLYGSSIENTYAGVLSFMRRNYTRNLDGVDVAVSGIPLDLSVTYRSGARQGPQAIRAASVQLAELKPYPWGFDPFDDLAVIDYGDCWFDAHNPLTIKPSIIEHARTILASGAKMLTFGGDHFVTYPLLIAHAEKYGKPLALLHFDAHCDTWPDDEPDSLNHGTMFYKAVKEGLIDPAKSVQVGIRTWNDDFMGLNVLGAPWVHDNGVDATIAEIKKTIGDAPVYVTFDIDCLDPAFAPGTGTPVPGGLTTAQALKIIRNLGDLNIVGMDVVEVAPSYDQSEITAIAAAHIACDMLCLLRNKKVAGTL, from the coding sequence ATGTCTGACGATCAAATCAAGGGCGACGGCGCCATTCGCCGCCAGAGCCTGTACGGCTCCTCCATCGAAAATACCTACGCCGGCGTGCTGTCCTTCATGCGCCGCAACTACACGCGCAATCTCGACGGCGTCGACGTCGCGGTGTCCGGCATTCCGCTGGACCTGTCGGTGACCTACCGCTCCGGCGCCCGCCAAGGCCCGCAGGCCATCCGTGCCGCCAGCGTGCAGCTGGCCGAGCTGAAGCCCTACCCGTGGGGCTTCGACCCGTTCGACGACCTGGCGGTGATCGACTACGGCGACTGCTGGTTCGACGCGCACAACCCGCTGACCATCAAGCCGTCCATCATCGAACACGCGCGCACCATCCTCGCCTCCGGCGCCAAGATGCTGACCTTCGGCGGCGACCACTTCGTCACCTACCCACTCTTGATCGCGCACGCCGAGAAGTACGGCAAGCCATTGGCATTATTGCACTTCGACGCACACTGTGACACCTGGCCAGACGACGAGCCGGATTCGCTCAACCACGGCACCATGTTCTACAAGGCGGTGAAGGAAGGCCTGATCGACCCGGCCAAGTCGGTACAGGTCGGCATCCGCACCTGGAACGACGACTTCATGGGCCTGAACGTGCTGGGCGCGCCGTGGGTGCACGACAACGGCGTCGACGCCACCATCGCCGAGATCAAGAAGACCATCGGCGACGCACCGGTGTACGTCACCTTCGACATCGACTGCCTCGACCCTGCATTTGCGCCGGGCACCGGCACCCCGGTGCCGGGCGGCCTCACCACTGCGCAGGCGCTGAAGATCATCCGCAACCTGGGCGACCTCAACATCGTCGGCATGGACGTGGTGGAAGTGGCGCCGAGCTACGACCAGAGCGAGATCACCGCCATCGCCGCCGCGCACATCGCCTGTGACATGCTGTGCCTGCTGCGCAACAAGAAGGTGGCCGGCACGCTGTAA
- the cobU gene encoding bifunctional adenosylcobinamide kinase/adenosylcobinamide-phosphate guanylyltransferase, translating into MTTHLITGGARSGKSRYAEQLALAHDRPVLYVATAERRDDDSFAARIAHHRERRPAAWGLIEAGPGLAAVIVAQGAAGSLLLVDCLGMWLMRFFDADGQFQADAWQRERSALLDSLAATPAAVLLVSNEIGWGVVPLGAETRHFVDELGRLNQDIAALCRRVTLVACGQPLPLKAPA; encoded by the coding sequence ATGACTACGCATCTGATCACCGGCGGCGCCCGCAGCGGCAAGAGCCGTTACGCCGAGCAGCTGGCGCTGGCCCATGACAGGCCGGTGCTGTATGTCGCCACCGCCGAGCGGCGCGACGATGACAGCTTTGCCGCGCGCATCGCCCATCACCGTGAGCGCCGTCCGGCGGCCTGGGGGCTGATCGAGGCCGGGCCGGGGCTGGCGGCGGTGATCGTGGCGCAGGGGGCGGCCGGCAGCCTGCTGCTGGTCGACTGCCTCGGCATGTGGCTGATGCGCTTTTTCGACGCCGACGGCCAGTTCCAGGCCGACGCCTGGCAGCGCGAACGCAGCGCGCTGCTGGATTCGTTGGCTGCGACGCCGGCCGCGGTGCTGCTGGTCAGCAACGAGATCGGCTGGGGCGTGGTGCCGCTCGGCGCCGAGACCCGCCACTTCGTCGACGAGCTGGGGCGGCTGAACCAGGACATCGCCGCGCTGTGCCGGCGGGTGACGCTGGTGGCGTGCGGCCAACCTTTGCCGCTGAAGGCGCCGGCGTGA
- a CDS encoding histidine phosphatase family protein → MNPYTLTLLRHGDIDHQGRLIGHTDLPLTERGAADMAASWQRIVRHAPVTSMATSPLLRCREFAVQQALACGVPLQVAPLLAECHFGAWENRPLADITATTPDWQTLLARGLLTPEGGESFDAFRTRVLTGFADWMQQARGSHRVLVSHGGVINVLLAELLGTDFNVARLMAVQRGGFAQLSMLEGHPAYLTRLEAPDHGGH, encoded by the coding sequence ATGAATCCCTACACCCTCACCCTGCTGCGCCACGGCGACATCGACCACCAGGGGCGGCTGATCGGCCACACCGACCTGCCGCTGACCGAACGCGGCGCCGCCGACATGGCCGCCAGCTGGCAGCGCATCGTGCGCCACGCTCCGGTGACCAGCATGGCCACCTCGCCGCTGCTGCGCTGTCGCGAATTCGCGGTGCAGCAGGCGCTGGCCTGCGGCGTGCCGCTGCAGGTGGCGCCGCTGCTGGCCGAGTGCCACTTCGGCGCCTGGGAAAACCGGCCGCTGGCCGACATCACCGCCACCACGCCGGACTGGCAGACGTTGCTGGCGCGCGGGCTGCTGACGCCGGAGGGCGGCGAATCGTTCGATGCGTTCCGCACCCGGGTGCTGACCGGCTTTGCCGACTGGATGCAGCAGGCACGCGGCAGCCACCGCGTGCTGGTCAGCCACGGCGGCGTGATCAACGTGCTGCTGGCCGAGCTGCTGGGCACCGACTTCAACGTGGCACGGTTGATGGCGGTGCAGCGCGGCGGTTTCGCGCAGCTGTCGATGCTGGAGGGCCACCCGGCCTACCTCACGCGGCTGGAAGCGCCGGATCACGGCGGCCACTGA
- a CDS encoding cell division protein ZapA produces MSEIVQVDVTLLGRQFTIGTPLEERDTLEQAVRLLADKIQAIQSGGRIVDADKIAIMAALNIAHDLLKVKVGDGGLEMATIRRKIQHMSEAADEALRQSQQNLF; encoded by the coding sequence ATGAGCGAGATCGTACAGGTAGATGTGACCCTGCTCGGGCGTCAGTTCACCATCGGCACGCCGCTGGAAGAGCGCGATACGCTGGAGCAGGCGGTACGGCTGCTGGCGGACAAGATCCAGGCGATCCAGAGCGGCGGCCGCATCGTCGACGCCGACAAGATCGCAATCATGGCCGCGCTCAACATCGCCCACGACCTGCTGAAAGTAAAAGTTGGCGATGGTGGCTTGGAGATGGCGACAATCAGGCGTAAAATACAACACATGAGCGAGGCCGCTGACGAGGCGTTACGCCAGAGCCAGCAAAACCTGTTCTAA